The genomic window ccctacctatgagaattgccaacatgtcaaccacaatgttgaacaaaataggggacattggatctccttgcctcaggcctttgtgtgtctggaaataatgccctatatcatcatttactttaattccaacacttcctttttgtgtgaaggattctacctggcgtcgccaagcctcatcaaaacccttcatacgtaaggcctgttgaaggaatggccatttgactttgtcatacgctttttcgaaatccactttgaaaacaaccccatccagctttttcatgtggatttcatggagcgtttcatgaaggaccactacCCCCTCAAGGatattcctgtccggcatgaaagcagtttgggtaggctgcaccacagcatgtgcgatctgtgtgagcctattggtcccgaccttggtgaaaattttgaaactaacattaagaagacagattggcctgaattgctcaattctcacagcctctgttttcttaggaagaagggtGATCGTTCCAAAATTGAGCTGAAAAAGATGAAGCTGTCCAGCAAACAGATCATTGAACAAAGGCAACAAATCCCctttaatgatatgccaacatttcttatagaactCCGCTGGAAATCCATCGGGGCCCGGCGCCTTGTTATTTTTCATTTGCGAAATGGCCTCCAGAACCTCTTTCTCGGAGAAAGGAGCCGTAAGAATATCATTCTCCACCGCTGTGagctgaggaacatcctcaaccctggactcatccAGAGACACGCAGTTCTTTTCTTGTTATTATTATTAGTAATTTACCTAGTAATGGTGAAATGATCTGGTTTGAAATGTTTACTAGTTACGCAAGTCTGAAGTTAATACTGTTGATTTAACTAATGAGCTGGATTTGTCATCTATGCGCAGGTATCAGTGGTTTGAAGCAGTAGTTTACTGGTGTACTGCAGCATCGAATGCCGACTCTGGCAGAGTGACTATGACCATCTATGGTAGTTGTCAGCTTGCTTAACTTGTAGTAGAGACTATTTAGTGCTGGTGTGTTATTTTCAGCTATCCTATATGCAATcgtcaaatgaactctgaaatgccTAGATCTATTCGGCAGTATTGAGTATTGATTTTTCCAATCGATTGGAATCTCTTCCAGTTTGATGTAGTAATATTTTggtgtgagcctcattcatgatcgcTCTCTCACCTGTGACTGCCCGCCTGTTGGAGCATGGAGGTTCGAAAGACGGGTGTGCAGGGGCGCATCAGCCCGCCATTGCCAGCCGGGCTATGCCTCGGTCCACTATTGGCAATACTATGAAATCTGATGTCCAGATGACCGCCGGTTTATCTTATTTTCCCCAGGATGATAATGCTTCTTTCTACAATATACTACTAATACTATACACCTCTGTTTATAGCTTATATCCCTTGCTGTTTAACCAAGTTggttattttttattatttccatatACGACTCAGAGAAACACAACATTTTCTTAATCTCCAATATCTTAGAAGATAGTGGGAAACCACTTCTTTATACAATACCAATTGCTAAGGAGCCACCACATCTGTATTAGTACAATTTACATGACAAATTTGCAGTAAGATGTAGACTACTACAAATTGCTAAAACAGACCATCCAGGTCTTGCATTGCACGATCGACAATGTCAAGGCCAGCTTCGAGGTGTGCGAGCACGCGTTTGTTGGCGAGCAGCTCCGGCGTGaacagcttcttccagccggcgcaCCACGCGGTGGCCTCTCCAAACGAGGGCTTCGCCGCCCCTGCCTGCAACCAGTGTTCCAGCGCGCCTTCCCATTTATCGAAAAACTGCTCGGCCTCCAAGATCGACACGACGTCTTGAGCGTGCAGGAGAGGCGCCCACAGCATCACGGCCCGGAACGAAGAGTCGGTTTGCTTGGGCGGCGTGATCCTCATCCCCCGTACCAACAATGCCAGCTTCGGCAGGATGTGACGCTTGCTGAAGGTGTCCCACTGCGCCGGGCTAAGGTACTCCTTCCATGGAGAGACGACCTCGTAGTCGCCGCCGCCGATCTTGCTCTCCACGGCGCCGTAGAGGCTCTCCGGCAAGTGGCCGATGAGGGGGATCAGCGGGCGTAGCCAGTCGTGGCAGTCCGGGTCCCATGACGGGATCCACTCTCGCACGTCGACGGCCATCCTCGGCGTGATCACCTGCTCGATTATGTAGCTCGTGGCGGAGGAAGGCAACCGGGATTTCAGCGTCCCTGGCACGCGCTTCCCGTGgcgccccttcttcttcttggacccGACGATGGCCGTCAGCGCATCCGCCGTCTCCACGTTGTTGTCGGGCTCTTGAAGCCTCATGTCACGTAGCAGCACGAGGATCTTCTCGCGGCACTCCGCTTCAAGCCGCAGAGCCCGTAAAGCATCCTCCAACTCACGACACTCttccaggggcggcggcggcggcacgtcgAGACCATTGTCGTAGGGTTTCTCGCGGTAGCCGAGCCCCGCCTTTGGACGGCGCCGCGCCCGCCCGCCGCCGGCTTGTATGGGCACGACGATCCCTTGCCCCTGCGCGCCGAGGCCTGAGCCCTCCTGGTAGTTCCATCGCCGCATCATGTTCGCCACCGCCCGGCTGGGGAACACGAAGCTGCCGGACAGATCGGATGGCTTGTTTTCGCCGGAGTCGCTCCCGTCGAGCAGCAGTGTAGGGACGTGGATGGTGGGCTCTAGTATCGCCATGCAGAGACTGCCGAGCAAGCGGAACGAGCGCCTGGTGCAGCCACCGAAGAACATGGTGCGTGCGCGTCAATATATATGGCCTGGACGCAAGCCTGGTGCAGCCCAAAATCCGAGTCGGACAGGGACAGAAGGCGAACCTAAGCTAGTCCTGTTTTTGCTTCTTTGACGGTCGTAGTACTGTTTTGTTTCGAAAGCGGTTCGAGCCGAACTCCTAATGAAACCCGGAGTTGATCTTCGAACGAACTTATCGCAACCCCAGGTGCTACGACTCTGGTGCTACGATTTGGGTACGACGGCTGATCGGACGGTGTGCTGCGTCAGCAGCGCAATCGAATGCCCTCGCTGCCGTCACATGAATCTCAGAGCACAACCGACGCCAAGTAGGATATCTGGAGCGGTTCGCTGTGCAGCTGCTTCTGGCGAACAGGTGTattatttcttcaaaaaaaatcatgatgcaAGTTTTTTTTTTCGCACAGCGCCACTGGGCTGCGAGGCCTTTTTATGAATCTTTTGGTTTAAACTTGTTATAAATCGAAAGTAATAAAGGAGACAAAGGAGAGACACAAGTGATTCTCTTAGTCCATTGCAATGTGGGAGACCCACTTATATACAGCCTGAAGGGGTATGTTGAGGAGACATATCTTCCCCAACAGACACCTCCTGAAAGGCATCCCTCCCATACAATTGATCATATATTTTATTTCTTAACAATCCCCCTTGATCAATTTGTTATATGTATATTGCAATCCAAAAACTCCTTTTAAAAACCCTGCGGAAAATTTTTGAGGAGAAACATTATAATGATATGCCACCGAAAACTCCTTTAAAAATCCAGTGGAAAAAATATAAGGAGAAACCATATGACATACGTCCGTACTTGTATTTATATTGTCTCGTTAAAAACCTTATATGAGAAACCATCATGGAAAACTCATAAAGGGAAAAAAGTACAATATGAGTGATCAGAAGATCACCAATGGGTTATAATTTGGGATTTTactccccctgaactttgcaaaCCTCAAAACTATCTCATACCCAATCCACGAACCTAGTTCTGGAATATAAACATTGGTAGAGATATAGTGAATATCACAATAATTTGTTTGCAAATTACCCTCTTACATTTCTGTAACTCCTGAGGATAAATATAACTCGTAAGCAATACAAGTGACATTATCTTGGTAGATAATGATAATCTCCACATGATTTCACATGTGGCCAATCATTCTATGAAGTCATCCACATTTTGTGATGCTTCAAATAAAATAGAATGATTACTGGAAGAACTCTTTTAGAGTCTATTCTGAAGACTTCCCTCAAAATACTTTTCCAGCAAACCCAGTCTTTGATATGGCATTGTGGGATCAGATAATTAGCCACCATCAATATATCAAACCATGGTCTCATCTTGATTTTTCGGATGAAAATGATCAAGACCCCGTGTGCCCTGGATATATCCGAGGATATTCCTTACACAAACCTTATACCTTTCAGGGAATTACACTCTCAATAAATTGCCAAAAACTATAGTGTCAGGCCTGGCATATTTTGCAAGATATATGAGTGCTTCAATGGTATTTAGATACGACAATTCATGCCCCTCTATCACTTCACCATCTCCCCTATGTCTCAAGGATTTGTATCCCATATTAGGTATAATATGACCATATGTGTCTTTGATATAAtataatccatattgaacttctccaATACTTTCGGATATATGAAGACTGATATCTTAGGGGGATATGCTCAAGTCATAAACTTAGTATAATTTGGTTTAACCCAAATATCCGTCTTAACATGATTGTGTGTATTTCATGTCTTACATGGACTTTGATGATAAGATCATCGACACCACAAATAAAGGTGATGTAAAATCCAATCCAGGATTTCTTCAACAATACAAGTCAACAATCATTAGTATCAGAGTAATCCTTGTCAAGGAATAACTCATTTAGCCGGTTGCACCATAGAATTCTCCGACTACTTCAAGTCATAGAATGACTTCAGAAGTTCCACACATGCATGTTGCGATTTACCTTTGGATTCAGAATATTAAGTCATTCAATGACTTCAATATATAAATCCAAACTAATTGACCCATGGGAGTATGTAGACATTACATACATCAACCGTATGGATCAGTACTGCCATTAACATTCGGTATTGAAACATAATTCCACTCATATCaagaagcactactagggaaaaccctagtagtagcgcgggtttaaagcCCACTAGTAGCGCGTGCTGCCGCGCTAcaaataaggcgctacagctattacttagcagtagcgcgtgtgacacgcgctactgctaagacacatagcggcagcgcttcttctcacccgcgctgctgctaatctagctagttgcagcgtgtttactatccatcactactagtattctttttttattttatttttatttttagtgtatttatccgccgttatacaaattttggtacaataccaattatgaggtttatatcattatgtccataacagtgtgtcaaaagaaggtggattaggttcaagtggaggcactagtagaaaaaggacatatagtcccggttcgtaagggccatttgtcccggtttctAAACCGAGACTAAAGTGTCAGTACTAATGccctaaacctttagtcccggttcttgcataaaccgggacagatgggcctccacgtggccggtgcgccgagcccaggcaggagggcctttggtcccggttggtggcaccaaccgggaccaaaaggcatccacgcgtcagcatttcaggggctagggtttttttaagggggggggggttgtgggttttgggaggttaatttaggtgtttcatatattgtgttagctagctaattaatagagagaagtgtcctctcttatgtccatgcttggtcgatgctacgtaatgtacatagagaggccctcgacatgctagttagtaagaaaatgaaggaaaccattaagtacagaagttcgtcatgcataccgagagaagtgatcgatcgacctttcCTTCTCTgatagattggtcgaacaacaagttttcgtattatctatccgacgctactggctacatacatatacaatatgtaagatctcttacaatcccctagcatttgaaatcaacttccacatggtattcttcggctttattgatgacgtggtcaagaaagaatcccgccaattccttttgaattgctttcatgcgatcttgtggtaggagttcattccgcatctgccacgtctaatttgaagaagggggttaatacatatatgaatgaaactcaacagaaatgatggtgtaataaaatgaaattgtgaatattattgcttatgcacttcatattgtcttctagagtagccccgcttatttttcaaagttgcgttgtagatgaactcgcacatgtagtatccacagaaattattcccttgttcctgccacaagcactttacgagaaatagaggtcaatcaaactgataatggagcattataaatggcattgatgaaagtatagttagaatcaacgggagatgcgcgcaactagctagctagtagtacttacttttgggtatgtatatcgcagctccttcggcagtcccggagcttctgcggtgaactatttccaaaccctacaagacaaagaaaataattattattacttgagatatcaggaaatgaacaaaaagttgccgatatggtgcgataatgatcgattgaacttatttgttgagcaatttagtcatgtccgcataggtttcgggatcttttcttctcgagtctaagacggttactagtccccgctcaagcttaatctccagaagaacatagtggaagctgcgcacgcatgcataactcataaattacattactataacctcgctcgagtaataagggaaactgaatatgcacacgacagtaacactcgctcgaagttgtaaggaaagagtattaaatctttgttttgatttttgatcaacgattgtagcaagttggcctcggcctcttcggcttTCTTTTTAACCtaaaattcatctatgatatttgtgttaatgaacccaatatcatacatttcttgttttttgcactcgacgatcttcaatctgcataatatagtgaggataattaattataaatacatgcaatgaaagagccgagctatatatagagacttaatgacagaaatagtacttacagacagtagcaaaagactgttaatttatcgagggccttttgattgaagaactcgaagaactcctcaaatggaacaggcaacagatcagttccaatgaggtcatgctcctgtttaattctcagatacaaagtattcgtcccctcagactctctacaggttttcatgtaccaattatggaatcttcgcatcatcgttgttagagattttttatctttgacgagaggcttcccgtactcgtatttgtgtttgtccacctccaagaaatcaaaatgtacatcatcaggcaggtaatctctaagattgctataaccgggcaccgtccccggagcattagcaacgatgtcgctagacacattgagcgggggcacgattgctttgcttgttcgccgagctgggcaatttttttcccagctgctcattcttttaacctttgatcactgacagtacttctcgaccgctccgcttggagatatgccttttcagtaatgcgctcatagttagTTTTTGGcgaagactttggtggtttcctcagggcatcgatagtgcgctttgctttcaccggatctaccttctcctccgaaggtggatgtctctttgctttcaacccttcaaagaagtccttcacttcggtccgcacgatcttcgctttttcctcctcggtcctctcgtaaggtaacttctctagaggcttgagagatggaccatatctgtattgcctcctgcctctagttgtactgctagacgccggagcagacggagcggctgcgactgtcttctttcgtgcttgcttacgatgcggaggagaaggactacgacgcgccggagaagccggggcggcggcgggtctcttatgcccttgctggcgaggcggagaaggaggagacaGCTGGCTGCTTGGGCGCgccggcacaggcggagaaggaggcggagtgccgccacacgctggagaaggaggctgagtgccctgatcactcgccggaggaggcgaagtgccctgactcgccggaggaggaggaggaggcggaggcatccagttcggaaggttgatgagctccttccgccataggcatggagtcttcagagaagaacccagccgaatctccccttcacccgtagggtggtcaagctcaaggtcctcaaatccgtccgttatttgatccaccatcaccctagcatatccttctggaatcggctggccgtggtaggttgagccaggttcattaggtataacagagccaacagccaccttgactttcaatgtcatccatcgcgtcataaggtggcaatgttgagactctatgatagcatccacggggtagcccatgaagacaggctccagctgctgagtctgcttggtggaagccacgctgcttctccgctgagatggcggtgtagcttcaggggaagcttcggcaggtcgtttgctgcgatctgcttctcgttcctctagcccttgtaccctttcgtgcagcgcctacAGTTGGATATGCTCCACTTTCtacctcctctcctgggttttgtaaccccctgcgtccggaaacccagtcttccacgaaagggagcctggcgtgcctcgtgtccgtccagggtgctcaggattcctgagggccattgtgagcttgtccttctctctgtctggaacgaacgtcccttcctgtgcTGTGGTGATATAGTGCCAAAGCTTcctgacgggtattcgcagttgctcttccgtccaaacgcacttccctgatacagggtccaaggttccaccaaccccgaagaaccaagtctggcaacggtctggccatctcaatgtctctggttcgacccctttagcaatcaagTCATTCTCAGtcttgtcccacaaaggtcggggagggagtcctggattagggggtgtccggatggccggactatgacctttggccggactcccggactatgaagatacaagattgaagactccgtcccgtgtccggatgggactttccttggcgtggaaggcaagcttggcgatatgatatgaagatctcctcctattgtaaccgactccgtgtaaccctagccctctccggtgtctatataaaccggagagttttagtccgtaggacgaacaacaatcataccataggctagcttctagggtttagcctctctgatctcgtggtagatcaactcttgtactacccatatcatcaatattaatcaagcacgagtagggttttacctccatcgagagggcccgaacctgggtaaaaacatcgtgtcccttgtctcatgttaccatccgcctagacgcacagttcgggaccccctacccgagatccgccggttttgacaccgacattggtgctttcattgagagttcctctgtgtcgtcgcccttaggcccgatggcttcttcgatcatcaaccacgacgtggtccagggtgagacctttctccccggacagatcttcgtattcaacggctttgcactgcgggccaactcgcttggccatctggagcagatcgaaagctacgcccctggccatcaggtcaggtttggaagcttaaactacacggctgacattcgcggggacttgatcttcgacggattcgagccacggccgagcgcgccgcactgtctcgatgggcatgatctagctctgccgccggacagcgcccagagcgccgctcaggtgtccgctccgaccattatcCCGGAGCCGACTACACCAACCAAGGACGGACgattggacgccgccccaggagccgcaatctttacggcgatagagccaaataccagcctagtcctttgcaaggcccgtgattccaaggtgccggactccgttccggactccgaatcctccgcaccccttccgatcaaacccgattgggctccgatcatggagttcaccgccgcggacgtctttcagcactcgccttttggcgacatcctgaattcactaaagtctctctctttgtcaggagagccctggccggattacggtcagcatggttgggatacggacggcgaagaaattcgaggcccacccaccacccacttcgtagccactgtcgacgatttaaccgacatgctcgactttgactccgaagacattgatggtatggacgccgatgaaggagacgaccaagaaccaacacctatagggaactggaaagccacctcgtcatacgacatatacatggtggacacccccaaagtaggggatggcgaggagaaaatggaggatgacccctccaagaagcaacccaagcgtcgacgtcagcggcaccgctctaagtcccgccaaagcaaaaacggcgattctgacaccggagataacaacacgccggacagtgccgaagataaccccctccagcaggattcagtacaggaggacgaaggagccagccctcatgagaggacggccgacagagaggttgaggacaacaactatatgcctccctccgaagacgaggcaagcctcgacgacgacgaattcgtcgtgccagaggatcccgtcgaacaagagcgtttcaaacgcaggcttatggccatggcaagcagcctcaagaaaaaatactagtagcttagagctgaccaagacttgctagccgacagatggaccgaagtcctggcggccgaagagtataaactcgagcgcccctccaagagctacccaaagcgcaggctgctaccccaactttaggaggaagcaactaaacctacatcaccagcgtacgacgcgcccgatcggccaccccgtggccgcgacgaagaggccttcaggccctcgacccaagccgcaccccggcactgctcaaaacataccagagtacggggtgacgcaacagacctgtgagacatattggagaataaggcaaggcaagcaagatcaatctacggatcgcatgggcgccctacttcacgtgacgctagccgtcacgccggacatgataagtacggccaggccgaatacaacagaccaagctcatctgagccacgtcgtgatatagcccaatacaggggcgccgcacacccactatgcttcacagacgaagtaatgggtcatcaaatcctcgagggctttaaacccgtgaacatcgaatcatacgatggcacaatagatcctgtggtatggatcgaggattatctccttcatatccacatggcccgtggtgatgatctacatgccatcaaatacctcctgctcaagcttaaaggaccagcttgacattggcttaacagcctaccagcagagtcaattagttgctgggaggacctggaatccgcattccttgacaacttccagggaacttatgtgcgaccaccagacgccgatgacctaagccacataatccagcagctagaggaatcggccaggcaattctggacacggttcctaaataagaaaaatcaaatagtcgactgtccggacgccgaggcccttgctaccttcaggcacaacatctgagacaaatggcttgcccggcacctaggacaggaaaagccgaaatctatggcagccctcacgacactcatgacccgcttttgtgcgggagaagacagctggctagctcgcagcaataacataacaaggagccctggcaattcggataccaaggacaacaatggcaggtcacgtcgcaacaagcacaagcgccacattaacagcgacaatactgaggatacggcagtcaacgccggattcaggggctctaaacccggtcagcggaagaagccattcaaaagaaaccctccgggcccatccaacttagaccggatactcgaccgctcgtgccagatacacggcacccccgaacaaccagccaaccacaccaacaggtattattgggtgttcaagcaggcaggcaagttaagggccgaaaccagagacaaggggctgcatagcgatgacgaggaggagccccggccgccgaacaacagaggacagaagggattccccccgcaagtgcggacagtgaacatgatatacgcaacccacatccccaaaagggagcggtagcatgctctcaaggacgtctatgcgttggagccagttgccccaaagttcaacccatggtcctcctgcccgatcacttttgatcgaagggaccaccccactagcatccgtcacggcggattcgccgcattggtcctagacccaattatcgacggatttcacctcaccagagtcctaatggacgacggcagcagcctgaacctgctttatcaggatatagtgcgaaaaatgggtatcgatccctcaaggattaaacccacaaagacaacctttaaaggctcaTACCAGGTGGagaagccagttgtacaggctcagttacactcgaagtggtcttcgcatccccggacaatttccgaagtgaagagttaatcttcgacatagtctcattccgcagtggctatcacgccctgctcggacgaaccgcatttgcaaaattcaacgcgatgccgcactacgcatatctcaagctcaagatgccaagacctcgcggagtcatcacggtaaatagaaacaccgaacgctctctccgaacggacgagcacacggcggccctggcggcggaagtacagagtagcctctcaaggcaattctccaatctaggcgtcaaacgtccggacaacgtcacgcgagcccgaagtaacctacaacaaatccggctggcacgtcccgagcaagcatagcagtgcggccccaaccccagccctcgccagatggtgatatcggtaccacgcatacataaatatgccttagagataccatgggcataaggggaggggcacaactacggcacgcccagaatgcggctcaaccgcactaaggggcttcCTATTTCGCcgtttcctttttacacactttcaggacccaactattcggaaggcctgtccggcaatacactcgccgaacacatgatgcaacagccagggagagaacaagccgcgtcaaatgtccaggtggtctctataacgagcttaatacctgttttacttaaaatcccgcagcttgcccctggagggggacatgtcaaataatcccatctcttgcttatcgcactacttgtatcgttctgctttcatagcagcccttttttaataaacaatacatagctcttatctattattgtactcatccattttttatatacaaatatgttcagtcatgacattctgcaacagtacactttggtacgaccaatacaccaggggcttaagcaccccataacatggtgtgagaagaccgaacactctcctgagtgcggcaccccgaa from Triticum aestivum cultivar Chinese Spring chromosome 3B, IWGSC CS RefSeq v2.1, whole genome shotgun sequence includes these protein-coding regions:
- the LOC123065996 gene encoding septin and tuftelin-interacting protein 1 homolog 1-like; this translates as MAILEPTIHVPTLLLDGSDSGENKPSDLSGSFVFPSRAVANMMRRWNYQEGSGLGAQGQGIVVPIQAGGGRARRRPKAGLGYREKPYDNGLDVPPPPPLEECRELEDALRALRLEAECREKILVLLRDMRLQEPDNNVETADALTAIVGSKKKKGRHGKRVPGTLKSRLPSSATSYIIEQVITPRMAVDVREWIPSWDPDCHDWLRPLIPLIGHLPESLYGAVESKIGGGDYEVVSPWKEYLSPAQWDTFSKRHILPKLALLVRGMRITPPKQTDSSFRAVMLWAPLLHAQDVVSILEAEQFFDKWEGALEHWLQAGAAKPSFGEATAWCAGWKKLFTPELLANKRVLAHLEAGLDIVDRAMQDLDGLF